The stretch of DNA TGGATATGGAGAATCTCCTTGAAACCCTTCGCAGTGAGATGCGTTCCCTCGATGGGCTTCATTCAGTTGGCGTTAGAGGTGCTACGGCCAAGTCTCTGATTGCTCTGGATCTCCAATCATCCGCCAAGGAGTTTGCCATTGACTTCAGGGATTCCTCAATAATCTGGATTAATGACATTGAACACGATTCAGCGTACCGAAGATGGTCATCGAGTGTGATGGAACTCCTACGTCCTACTTTCCCAGGAATGTTGCGCAATATCCGGAAGAATCTCTTCAATCTGGTCCTCGTTGTGGATCCCATAACACCCAAAGCTCGTGGTCTGGTTAAGCTTGCTGAGAGTTTTGTTCTGCATTCAGCTCCAGTTCGTCTGGGACTCGTTCTGGACTTCCAAAATGCTCAAAACAACGCTGCCTACGATGCAATTCTACGTGCATTTAACTACGTAACGCAGAAGAAGAGTCCTAGGGATGCTCTAAGTTTCCTCACGGATATCTATGCGACTGTAAAGGGAGACAGTGATGTAACAGTTGAGGATATTAAGGGGCAGCtgaagaaaacaaattcaGGATTGTCAACTGAGCAGATTCGGGATATTCTCGATGAAGACTCCGACTACGACTACGGGAAGCAGCTTTCGATGGAATTTGTTCAAAGACTGGGTTCTGCAGCCTCACCTAGTGCCCTCGTGAATGGTGTTCCACTGCCCAGTAATTCCCTGACAACAGATGACTTTGAAGAACTCGTTCTGACGGAGATTATGTCACAAACGCCTACACTTCAGAAGGCCGTCTACAAAGGGGAGCTATCGGACAGTGATGACGTTGTAGACTACCTAATGGGACTCCCGCACGTCATGCCACGTCTCAATGCAAAGATTCTCACCACTGAGGATGTCCAGTACCTCGATGTGAGTGGAAAACCACATAAAGATCTCGAAAATATCAAAGCAATGGCTCAGTTGTCAAACAGCGACATGACTGCTACGCTCCTTGACAATGTTAAGTACTTCTCCCCAAAGAACTCCTTCACAAAACTCCACGACAATGAAGTTCACTTCATCACGCTGATTGTTATTGGAGATCTCACAACGGAAGACGGGTTGGAGCTGTTTAGGAATGCTGTGGACTTTGTCAAAACCACCAAAAGCGTTCGGCTTACTTTCGTTCCAAATACGGAAGCTTCGTCAAAACCTGCAAGGGAGAATTTGAATAATCTCGTCTGGGCAGCTAGTCATACAATGCCGCCAACTGATGCGCTTAACTTTGTCAGTAAACTCCTCAATGAGGCTGATGTCAAAAAGTTGGAGCTTCCACGCTCAACAAAAGATCTCCTTTCGTCCACAACACTTCACCTGAAGATGCTTCGTGTGTACTGTCAGAGAGTTTTGTCGTTGAAAAAGTCTGAGAATGGTGTGATTATGAATGGGAGGATTCTAGCTCCACTAACAAAGCCTGATATCTTCACGACTGATGATTTTAGCTTGTTGGAACGGTTCAGTTACCTGCAGTACGGAGAGAAGATCAGGAAAACCCTGAAGGAGTCTCTGAGTGAGGAGACTGTGCTTACAAGCGATATGATTGTAAAACTGGTATCAATTCTCGTTCCACGAACTTCCACAAAGAGTCGCTACACGATGCCAACGGAATTGAAGGAAGACCACACAGTGGTTAATTTGGAGCCTAAATCGGGAAAGGGGCCTTACTTTGATATTGTTGGAGTATTGGATCCCGCTTCAAAGGGTGCTCAGAAGTTAGCTCCTATCCTCATTCTCCTTCGGAATGTCCTCAATTGTCACATGAAGGTGTACTTGTGTGCTGTTGATAAGCACAGTGATATGCCTGTTAAGAATTTCTACAGGTACGTCGTTGAACCGGAGATTCAATTTACGCCTGATGGAAAGTCCTCAAGGGGACCTATTGCCAAATTCACAGGCTTGCCCGTTAATTCCCTCCTAACGCAGAATCTGCAAGTTCCGGAAAATTGGCTCGTTGAGGTGGTTAACTCGGTCTATGATCTCGATAATATTAAGCTTGCTGATATTAATGGGCCCGTTCACAGTGAGTACGAACTGGAGTACCTCCTACTTGAGGGGCACTGCTTTGACTCAATGTCCGGAGCACCACCGCGTGGTCTTCAGTTCACTTTGGGTACAAATAGGCAACCAATAATCGTTGATACGATTGTTATGGCCAATTTGGGGTACTTCCAGCTCAAAGCAACGCCCGGAGCGTGGAATTTGCGCCTGAGGCATGGGAAGAGCGCAGACATTTATGACGTAACAAGTGCCGATGGGCCAAATACGGTGCACAGTAAGGATAATACGAGAGTCATTATAAGTTCTCTGAAATCGCACGTGCTCAAGGTGAAGGTCACAAAGAAACCCGATAAGCAGGATGCAGACCTCCTAGGGGATGATGTTGACACTCAATCGGGGATTTGGGATTCAATTACGAGCTCCTTCGGTGGTGGCGGAGACTCTCAAGATTCCGAAGTCATCAACATCTTCTCCGTGGCCTCGGGGCATCTGTACGAACGACTCCTGCGCATAATGATGGTGTCAACGATGAAGCATACAAAGGTGGGAAGGATGATACGACTCTCAACAGGGTTCTGTTGCTAATAATGTTGTTCTTTGCAGTCTCCAGTTAAATTCTGGTTCCTCAAGAACTACCTCTCACCCCAATTTATCGATTCCCTGCCGCACATGGCGAAGGAATACAACGTTCAGTACGAACTGGTGCAGTACAAATGGCCACGATGGCTTCATCAGCAAACGG from Lutzomyia longipalpis isolate SR_M1_2022 chromosome 1, ASM2433408v1 encodes:
- the LOC129796570 gene encoding UDP-glucose:glycoprotein glucosyltransferase is translated as MRLFAIFWLFLVTTAGQGNALQSHAITTFINAKWNVTPFALEVSEYLADENSNLFWTFVDAINDLDLEAAQADASRSYKQTLKVAEGLLSAPQVSLLKLSLSLHSLSPRIEAHQQIAQEQLEEGDCQAATFVVVGGKVACSVPDVTKLLKEGAPKAPELFQFDHIYPGSEISENTAILYGTIGTRDFRKFHDLLKGRASSGDVKYVLRHYVRARSKKKVRLSGYGVELHLKSTEYKSQDDSPRAPGENIADQVDTGETEVNGFDFKVLKSRYPELSQSLEAFRLRLLEKSHEIAPLKAWEFQELGLQAAHQIASTQSDEALHILQYTAQNFPVQAKSLIHTTVDESFKKEMKHNIDVLGRNLNLQPPDAALFVNGLFFDAETLDMENLLETLRSEMRSLDGLHSVGVRGATAKSLIALDLQSSAKEFAIDFRDSSIIWINDIEHDSAYRRWSSSVMELLRPTFPGMLRNIRKNLFNLVLVVDPITPKARGLVKLAESFVLHSAPVRLGLVLDFQNAQNNAAYDAILRAFNYVTQKKSPRDALSFLTDIYATVKGDSDVTVEDIKGQLKKTNSGLSTEQIRDILDEDSDYDYGKQLSMEFVQRLGSAASPSALVNGVPLPSNSLTTDDFEELVLTEIMSQTPTLQKAVYKGELSDSDDVVDYLMGLPHVMPRLNAKILTTEDVQYLDVSGKPHKDLENIKAMAQLSNSDMTATLLDNVKYFSPKNSFTKLHDNEVHFITLIVIGDLTTEDGLELFRNAVDFVKTTKSVRLTFVPNTEASSKPARENLNNLVWAASHTMPPTDALNFVSKLLNEADVKKLELPRSTKDLLSSTTLHLKMLRVYCQRVLSLKKSENGVIMNGRILAPLTKPDIFTTDDFSLLERFSYLQYGEKIRKTLKESLSEETVLTSDMIVKLVSILVPRTSTKSRYTMPTELKEDHTVVNLEPKSGKGPYFDIVGVLDPASKGAQKLAPILILLRNVLNCHMKVYLCAVDKHSDMPVKNFYRYVVEPEIQFTPDGKSSRGPIAKFTGLPVNSLLTQNLQVPENWLVEVVNSVYDLDNIKLADINGPVHSEYELEYLLLEGHCFDSMSGAPPRGLQFTLGTNRQPIIVDTIVMANLGYFQLKATPGAWNLRLRHGKSADIYDVTSADGPNTVHSKDNTRVIISSLKSHVLKVKVTKKPDKQDADLLGDDVDTQSGIWDSITSSFGGGGDSQDSEVINIFSVASGHLYERLLRIMMVSTMKHTKSPVKFWFLKNYLSPQFIDSLPHMAKEYNVQYELVQYKWPRWLHQQTEKQRIIWGYKILFLDVLFPLDVKKIIFVDADAIVRADIKELHTMDLNGAPYAYTPFCDSRREMEGFRFWKQGYWRNHLQGRKYHISALYVVDLKRFRKIAAGDRLRGQYQALSQDPNSLSNLDQDLPNNMIHQVAIKSLPQEWLWCETWCSDEGLRPAKVIDLCNNPQTKEAKLTAAQRIVPEWTSYDMEIKNLLNRADAELHGEIVDKPPPSAPSAAVPEEKDEL